A single region of the Zootoca vivipara chromosome 2, rZooViv1.1, whole genome shotgun sequence genome encodes:
- the NKX2-5 gene encoding homeobox protein Nkx-2.5: MFPSPVTTTPFSVKDILSLEQHPSGLAPMDLAALGSPSSCMLATFKQEAYPADEGPIADSPVGLAKSNGAAFPSPFYAAKNYVEMDSTKAPKGDNKKELCALQKSLEHEKRDAEDPERPRQRKRRKPRVLFSQAQVYELERRFKQQKYLSAPERDHLANVLKLTSTQVKIWFQNRRYKCKRQRQDQSLEMVGIPPPRRIAVPVLVRDGKPCLGDSSPYSSPYNVSLNPYSYNSYPAYSNYSGAACSASYSCSYPGVQGVQPAAPGSNFMNFSVGDLNPVQTPIPQGNSALSTLHGIRAW, from the exons ATGTTCCCGAGCCCGGTGACCACGACGCCTTTCTCCGTCAAGGATATCTTGAGCCTGGAGCAACATCCCAGCGGCTTGGCGCCCATGGACCTCGCGGCTCTGGGCTCGCCCTCGTCGTGCATGCTGGCCACCTTCAAGCAGGAGGCGTATCCGGCCGACGAAGGCCCGATCGCGGACAGCCCCGTCGGCCTCGCCAAAAGCAACGGCGCCGCTTTCCCCAGCCCCTTTTACGCGGCCAAAAACTACGTGGAAATGGACTCGACCAAGGCGCCCAAAGGGGACAACAAGAAAG AGCTGTGCGCCCTCCAGAAATCCCTGGAGCACGAGAAGCGGGACGCCGAGGATCCGGAGCGACCCCGGCAGAGGAAGCGGCGGAAACCCCGCGTGCTTTTCTCGCAGGCGCAAGTCTACGAGCTGGAGCGGCGCTTCAAGCAGCAGAAATACCTCTCCGCCCCGGAGAGAGACCACTTAGCCAACGTGCTGAAGCTCACGTCCACGCAGGTCAAAATCTGGTTCCAGAACCGGCGGTACAAATGCAAACGGCAGAGGCAGGACCAGAGCTTGGAGATGGTGGGCATCCCTCCTCCGCGGAGGATCGCCGTGCCTGTCCTGGTCCGGGACGGCAAGCCTTGCCTGGGGGACTCGTCGCCCTACAGCTCCCCCTACAACGTCAGCCTCAACCCCTACAGCTACAACTCCTACCCGGCCTACAGCAACTACAGCGGCGCCGCTTGCAGCGCCAGCTACAGCTGCAGCTACCCGGGCGTGCAAGGCGTGCAGCCCGCGGCGCCCGGCAGCAACTTCATGAACTTCAGCGTGGGGGACTTGAACCCCGTGCAGACGCCCATCCCGCAAGGGAACAGCGCCCTCTCCACGTTGCACGGCATCCGGGCCTGGTAG